The proteins below come from a single Iocasia fonsfrigidae genomic window:
- a CDS encoding DUF362 domain-containing protein, which yields MQKRQLHIKYGNKAKEMVYDLLDKLNIASDIDKRNSLIGIKPNLVLPSPSNKGATTSPDLVEGIIRYLQDNGYNNIVILEGAWVGASTEKAFEVCGYNELSRKYKIPLIDLKKDKYKEIDVEGLSLKVCQKALEIDYLINLPVLKAHCQTHLTCALKNLKGCIPDPEKRRFHRLGLHQPIAFLNKVLESKLVIVDGIIGDLTFEEGGNPVQMDRIIIGQDPVLIDTYCAALIGYSKNDISYIDIANEIGIGSSNLEEAEIIEHNPGYKSDKDFYHSTLVKKLARKVTEDKSCSACYGSLIHALKRLEEKGIKPKEKIFIGQGFKGLSESGIGIGNCTSGFSKNIKGCPPSAKAIIDYIISQQ from the coding sequence ATGCAAAAGAGACAGCTACATATTAAATATGGAAACAAAGCTAAGGAGATGGTTTATGACCTGCTGGATAAACTGAATATAGCAAGTGATATTGACAAAAGAAATAGCCTGATTGGAATCAAACCTAATCTTGTACTGCCAAGCCCTTCAAATAAAGGGGCAACAACTTCTCCAGATTTAGTAGAGGGTATTATCAGGTATTTGCAGGATAATGGATATAATAATATAGTAATTCTGGAAGGTGCCTGGGTAGGTGCCAGTACTGAAAAAGCCTTTGAAGTCTGTGGTTATAATGAACTTTCCAGAAAATATAAGATACCTTTAATAGATTTAAAAAAAGACAAATATAAAGAAATCGATGTTGAAGGCCTATCACTAAAGGTATGTCAAAAGGCCTTAGAAATTGATTATTTAATCAACCTGCCGGTTCTCAAAGCCCACTGTCAAACACACCTGACCTGTGCCCTGAAAAATTTGAAAGGGTGTATACCGGATCCAGAAAAAAGGAGATTTCACCGTCTAGGTTTACATCAACCTATTGCGTTTTTAAATAAAGTCCTGGAGAGCAAGCTGGTAATAGTTGATGGAATAATTGGTGATCTTACATTTGAAGAAGGTGGTAACCCTGTCCAGATGGATAGGATTATTATTGGACAGGACCCTGTTTTAATTGATACATATTGTGCAGCATTGATTGGTTATAGTAAAAATGATATATCATATATTGATATTGCAAATGAAATTGGTATTGGCAGTTCTAATCTAGAAGAAGCAGAGATTATTGAACATAATCCAGGATACAAATCAGATAAAGATTTTTATCATTCCACTCTGGTAAAAAAACTTGCCAGAAAAGTAACAGAGGATAAGTCCTGTTCTGCCTGTTACGGCAGTTTAATTCATGCCTTAAAACGCTTAGAAGAAAAAGGCATAAAACCAAAAGAAAAAATATTTATCGGCCAGGGATTTAAAGGACTTTCAGAGTCAGGTATTGGTATTGGTAATTGTACATCAGGTTTTAGTAAGAATATTAAGGGTTGTCCACCTAGTGCAAAAGCAATTATCGATTATATTATCAGTCAACAATAA
- a CDS encoding patatin-like phospholipase family protein: protein MDRNQEMKIGLALGAGAVRGLAHLAVLDVLKREGIRIDCIAGCSIGSLIGGVYAAGLPVKYIKELAREIDWDHITDITFPRHGLVKGDKFLSFLELITQGKNIEDLNIPFAAIACDIEQGEHIVIKEGSLAKAIRASTSIPGIYVPFKHKGRLLVDGGVLDTIPVSTVRDMGADIVIAVDVGVKKVNDSVKNIFDILFNTFDIMQHELEKHKTLAADIIIRPDLADCSGFDLDQVDKCLSVGYSAVEDILPDLIKLIKERI, encoded by the coding sequence ATGGACAGAAATCAGGAAATGAAGATAGGCTTAGCCCTGGGTGCAGGGGCTGTCCGCGGTTTAGCACATCTGGCTGTTCTTGATGTATTAAAAAGAGAAGGTATTCGCATAGACTGTATTGCTGGTTGTAGTATAGGTAGTTTGATTGGTGGTGTTTATGCTGCTGGTTTACCAGTTAAATACATCAAAGAGCTTGCCCGTGAGATTGATTGGGACCATATTACCGATATAACCTTCCCCCGCCATGGTCTTGTTAAAGGGGATAAATTTTTGTCCTTTCTGGAGCTAATAACCCAGGGTAAGAATATTGAGGACTTAAATATTCCTTTTGCTGCTATTGCCTGTGATATTGAACAGGGAGAACACATAGTTATAAAAGAGGGGTCACTGGCAAAGGCTATCAGAGCAAGTACATCTATTCCAGGTATATATGTGCCCTTTAAACATAAGGGGCGTTTACTGGTAGATGGTGGTGTTTTAGACACCATCCCAGTTTCAACTGTGCGTGATATGGGTGCAGATATTGTGATTGCTGTTGATGTTGGAGTAAAAAAAGTCAATGATAGTGTAAAGAATATTTTTGACATCTTATTTAATACATTTGATATTATGCAGCATGAACTGGAAAAACATAAAACACTTGCTGCCGATATAATTATTAGACCAGATTTAGCTGATTGTTCAGGTTTTGACCTGGATCAGGTAGATAAATGCCTATCGGTTGGTTATAGTGCTGTTGAA